In one window of Aceticella autotrophica DNA:
- the fdhF gene encoding formate dehydrogenase subunit alpha has protein sequence MQQKETNKVLTVCPYCGTGCGLYINVENGKIAGIEGDELHPVSKGELCIKGYYGYKYVNDARRLTSPLIKKDGTLVPVSWDEALDYVAGRLKQIKQESGPDAFALFSSARSINEDNYMAQKFTRAVMGTNNVDHCARLUHSATVAGLAMTLGSGAMTNSIPEISAYSDVIFIIGSNTAECHPLIASHVLKAKERGAKLIVADPRMTEMANKADIWLRVPSGYNIPLINGMINVVIKEGLVKTDFIKEHTVGFEELVKAVEGYTPEYVEKLTGIPRKDLVKAARIYGKAGAAVILYTMGITQFSHGTGNVVDCANLALITGNIGRPGTGVDPLRGQNNVQGACDMGALPTDLPGYLKVNVEENRARFEKIWGVKLPSVPGLKVTEVPYGIFENRVRALYVFGENPVMSDPDSDHLRHAFEHLDLLVVQDIFLTETARLADVVLPAACWGEKDGTFANTERRVQRVRKAVDPPGNAKLDWWIFSKLAEKMGYTGMSYNNVEEIWDEIRRLVPEKFGGMSYERLDNNRGLQWPCPTEDHPGTPFLYKGGKFSTPSGKAQIYSILFNTGNPDTKLDFEVKENGKVIIGSIAELPDEEYPLVLTTGRRVYHYHTGTMTRKSPILNQMGPQEQVEVNPLDAARLGINDGDFIKISTRRGYVAARAWKTERVPKGTIFMTFHYWEACSNELTNTVCDPICGIPEYKVGAVKIEKITPSEAQAILEEKKEKYQVEKEKLYIHCR, from the coding sequence ATGCAGCAGAAGGAAACAAATAAAGTGCTTACTGTATGTCCTTATTGTGGCACCGGCTGTGGACTTTATATTAATGTAGAAAATGGAAAGATAGCAGGTATTGAAGGAGACGAACTTCATCCTGTAAGTAAAGGGGAATTGTGCATAAAGGGATATTATGGATATAAGTATGTCAATGATGCACGCCGTTTGACATCTCCTTTGATTAAAAAAGATGGCACGCTTGTCCCGGTTTCATGGGATGAGGCACTGGATTACGTTGCCGGTCGTCTTAAACAAATCAAACAGGAATCCGGACCTGATGCCTTTGCGCTTTTTTCTTCAGCAAGGTCCATCAATGAGGATAATTATATGGCTCAAAAGTTTACAAGGGCGGTGATGGGCACTAATAACGTAGACCACTGTGCCCGCTTGTGACACTCTGCTACAGTCGCCGGGCTGGCGATGACACTGGGCAGCGGGGCAATGACGAATTCAATTCCTGAAATAAGTGCTTATTCAGATGTTATCTTTATAATCGGTTCAAACACGGCTGAATGCCATCCATTAATAGCCAGTCATGTATTAAAGGCTAAGGAACGGGGCGCTAAGCTTATTGTGGCAGACCCCCGTATGACGGAGATGGCTAACAAAGCAGATATTTGGTTAAGGGTACCCAGTGGGTATAACATACCTCTTATCAATGGAATGATTAATGTAGTCATCAAGGAAGGTCTTGTTAAAACAGATTTTATAAAGGAGCATACCGTAGGTTTTGAAGAACTGGTTAAAGCGGTGGAGGGGTACACGCCGGAGTATGTTGAAAAGCTTACAGGGATTCCTCGGAAAGATTTGGTAAAGGCAGCACGCATATATGGAAAGGCGGGAGCTGCGGTTATCCTGTATACAATGGGTATTACACAGTTCAGCCATGGAACAGGAAATGTAGTTGATTGTGCAAACTTGGCGTTAATCACCGGTAATATAGGTCGTCCCGGAACCGGTGTAGACCCTTTAAGAGGTCAGAACAATGTTCAAGGAGCTTGTGACATGGGTGCGTTACCTACTGATTTGCCGGGGTATTTAAAGGTCAACGTAGAGGAGAACCGTGCGCGTTTTGAGAAGATATGGGGTGTCAAGTTACCGTCGGTTCCAGGGCTTAAAGTGACAGAGGTTCCATATGGGATATTTGAAAATCGTGTCCGTGCGCTGTATGTCTTTGGGGAAAATCCTGTTATGAGCGACCCGGATTCAGACCATCTGCGCCATGCTTTTGAACATCTTGACCTCTTGGTAGTACAGGATATCTTTCTGACGGAAACCGCCCGATTGGCAGATGTGGTACTTCCTGCCGCCTGCTGGGGAGAAAAAGATGGTACCTTTGCCAATACCGAGCGTCGTGTACAGCGTGTCAGAAAAGCTGTTGATCCGCCTGGCAATGCAAAGCTTGACTGGTGGATATTCAGTAAATTAGCTGAAAAAATGGGTTATACAGGGATGAGTTATAATAATGTTGAAGAGATATGGGATGAAATACGCAGATTGGTTCCGGAAAAATTCGGAGGCATGAGTTATGAGCGGTTGGATAATAATAGAGGGCTTCAATGGCCTTGTCCGACAGAGGACCATCCGGGTACACCTTTCCTTTATAAAGGAGGAAAATTTTCAACCCCTTCAGGCAAGGCACAGATATATTCGATATTGTTTAATACGGGGAATCCTGATACAAAACTGGATTTTGAAGTTAAAGAGAATGGGAAGGTTATTATAGGAAGTATAGCCGAATTACCTGATGAGGAATATCCGCTTGTTTTAACTACCGGAAGGAGGGTATACCATTATCATACAGGTACTATGACACGCAAATCTCCGATTTTGAATCAAATGGGTCCTCAGGAACAGGTGGAGGTTAATCCTCTGGATGCTGCAAGACTTGGAATTAATGATGGAGATTTTATAAAAATATCCACAAGGCGTGGTTATGTAGCTGCAAGGGCTTGGAAAACAGAAAGGGTACCAAAAGGTACAATCTTTATGACCTTTCATTACTGGGAGGCTTGCAGTAATGAACTGACAAATACGGTTTGTGATCCTATTTGTGGCATACCTGAATACAAGGTAGGAGCTGTAAAAATTGAAAAAATAACTCCGTCTGAGGCACAAGCTATTTTGGAAGAGAAAAAAGAAAAATATCAGGTGGAAAAAGAAAAATTATATATACATTGCAGATAA
- a CDS encoding molybdopterin molybdotransferase MoeA → MEMFKVKPVDKVLELLKEHFDGFKLSTENLLLDAAEGRVLASDIKSKIDVPQFNRSTVDGYALKAVDTFGCSESLPAFLEIIGEVNMGEETKLFIENGQCAYVPTGGMLPSGSDAVVMLEYTEKLDDITLNVLKPVSPNQNVILKGDDIKKNDILFKKGHLLKPQDIGALAAIGKSSVEVFRKPRGYIISTGDEIVSPTENLRIGQVNDINTYTMLSELKKAGANIIGHSHAKDRFEDLKHKITKILPDVDFVIISGGSSVGTKDVTVDVINSLGKPGIITHGLSVKPGKPTIVAKIGDKAIWGMPGHPVSALVILKRLVLPFLDIILKKEKQMIYKIKAVWGQNYPSNHGKEEYVMVSLTPSEEILIANPLLGKSGLISLMSKADGFVKIPANKEGLLSGEEVEIELL, encoded by the coding sequence ATGGAAATGTTTAAGGTTAAACCGGTTGATAAGGTTTTAGAACTTTTAAAAGAACATTTTGATGGGTTTAAACTAAGCACAGAAAACCTTCTTCTTGATGCAGCAGAAGGAAGGGTTTTGGCTTCTGATATAAAATCAAAAATCGATGTCCCCCAATTCAATCGCTCAACGGTTGACGGATATGCCTTAAAAGCAGTTGATACCTTCGGCTGTTCCGAATCTCTTCCTGCTTTTCTTGAAATAATCGGTGAAGTAAATATGGGGGAAGAAACAAAACTTTTTATTGAAAACGGGCAATGTGCATATGTCCCTACAGGCGGAATGTTGCCTTCAGGTTCTGATGCCGTTGTTATGTTGGAATACACAGAGAAATTAGATGATATAACACTTAATGTATTAAAACCCGTTTCGCCAAATCAAAACGTTATTTTAAAGGGTGATGATATAAAAAAGAATGATATCCTTTTTAAAAAAGGTCATCTTTTGAAGCCTCAGGATATTGGCGCTTTAGCAGCCATTGGGAAAAGTTCAGTTGAAGTTTTCAGAAAACCAAGGGGTTATATAATATCAACAGGCGATGAAATAGTATCTCCTACAGAAAACCTCCGTATAGGACAGGTCAATGATATAAATACATATACAATGTTGTCTGAACTAAAAAAAGCAGGCGCAAATATTATAGGGCATAGCCATGCAAAAGATAGGTTTGAAGATTTAAAACATAAAATAACAAAAATTTTGCCGGATGTTGATTTTGTAATTATATCCGGCGGCAGTTCTGTAGGCACAAAGGATGTAACCGTTGATGTCATCAATTCTCTCGGTAAACCCGGAATCATAACGCATGGTCTATCTGTTAAACCCGGCAAGCCAACAATTGTTGCAAAGATTGGAGATAAGGCTATTTGGGGTATGCCGGGTCATCCTGTTTCAGCCCTTGTTATATTAAAACGCCTTGTATTGCCTTTCTTAGATATAATCTTAAAAAAAGAAAAACAGATGATTTATAAGATAAAAGCTGTATGGGGACAAAATTATCCATCAAATCATGGAAAAGAAGAATATGTTATGGTCAGTCTGACTCCTTCTGAAGAAATCCTTATAGCCAATCCATTGCTCGGAAAATCCGGACTTATATCATTAATGTCTAAGGCTGATGGATTTGTAAAAATCCCTGCAAACAAAGAAGGACTGTTAAGCGGTGAAGAAGTAGAAATTGAGCTTTTATAA
- a CDS encoding 4Fe-4S dicluster domain-containing protein: protein MANRFVIANPNYCLGCYTCMAACAFVHKENGLQPYPRLYITYTSEGTMPIQCRHCEDAPCANVCPVGAIKKEGDAIIIDEKACIGCKTCLLACPFGAIDFLPQYDFEQETFQCVKEGNNKEVETMEQKIVAVKCDLCYFREEGPACVQFCPTKALKLVKEEETRNVIKNKRVTNVERLVSVYEGK from the coding sequence ATGGCTAACCGTTTTGTAATTGCTAACCCAAACTATTGTCTGGGTTGTTATACATGTATGGCTGCATGTGCTTTTGTGCATAAAGAAAATGGGTTGCAACCTTACCCACGTCTTTACATTACGTATACGAGTGAAGGTACAATGCCTATACAGTGCCGTCACTGTGAAGATGCTCCATGTGCCAATGTATGTCCTGTAGGAGCGATTAAAAAGGAGGGGGATGCTATAATAATAGATGAGAAAGCCTGTATAGGATGTAAGACTTGCTTATTAGCCTGTCCATTTGGAGCTATTGACTTTTTACCTCAATATGACTTTGAACAGGAAACATTTCAGTGTGTAAAAGAAGGGAATAATAAAGAGGTAGAAACTATGGAACAGAAAATTGTTGCTGTAAAATGTGACCTGTGTTATTTCAGGGAAGAAGGTCCGGCTTGTGTACAGTTTTGTCCGACTAAGGCTTTGAAATTAGTTAAAGAAGAAGAAACAAGGAATGTAATTAAAAATAAAAGGGTTACTAATGTTGAAAGATTAGTTTCTGTTTATGAAGGAAAATAA
- a CDS encoding DUF4430 domain-containing protein, producing the protein MKQKLTYLAIFLIIIAAVAVPALYMNKVFHPQQQYKQSEESKANNNLKNNKGQSAANANQTNDNQKASSSENNSQPSTNPLETNTDNKTQTAANANQQAAASTSSTSSSNNATPTTPENGCRVWIAIVGKNGEFLFKPQQVVVKQDNKWGITALGALDATGLPYIGKPTWPDFIDSIAGQANSGVEGWMYSVNGEVPNHMADKHPVKTGDKIIWWYSKSMDQPPPSWDSLLHKQ; encoded by the coding sequence ATGAAACAAAAACTTACTTATCTTGCAATATTTTTGATTATCATTGCAGCAGTTGCTGTACCCGCACTATATATGAACAAGGTTTTTCATCCTCAACAGCAGTATAAGCAATCAGAGGAAAGCAAGGCAAATAACAATCTTAAAAATAATAAGGGGCAATCCGCAGCGAATGCAAATCAAACGAATGATAACCAAAAAGCATCTTCTTCAGAAAATAATTCTCAGCCTTCTACCAATCCCTTAGAAACAAATACCGATAACAAAACACAGACTGCTGCAAATGCAAATCAACAGGCTGCTGCATCGACCAGTAGTACAAGTTCCAGCAATAATGCAACACCTACAACCCCTGAAAATGGCTGCAGGGTATGGATTGCTATTGTTGGGAAGAATGGCGAGTTTCTCTTTAAACCGCAGCAGGTTGTTGTAAAACAAGATAATAAATGGGGTATAACTGCCCTTGGTGCACTTGATGCTACAGGTCTTCCTTATATCGGAAAACCAACATGGCCTGATTTCATTGATTCCATTGCAGGTCAAGCCAACAGCGGCGTGGAGGGATGGATGTACTCAGTAAATGGTGAGGTTCCAAATCATATGGCTGATAAACATCCGGTGAAAACAGGTGATAAAATTATATGGTGGTACAGCAAAAGTATGGACCAGCCGCCTCCTTCCTGGGACAGTCTGCTTCATAAACAATAA
- a CDS encoding energy-coupling factor transporter transmembrane component T: MFEKLFYQEKGLFLQTFHPAAVLIYLSVLLILSLIYENPLYLLSMLILLAVLIINVDGFEAWKGFLKAGVFLMLIIMIINPIVIKAGNTIICHGPNLPFLGKLDISMEALYFGVASSIRLLVVISIFCLYNLMINPDKVLNLFSFIAAKSILMISLSTRMFPTMVRDLKRIKEVQELRGVDFDEGSLWNRTKKYSYLYNIMLLSSLHGAIEIAESMQARAYGSGKRSVYKRSIIRPRDIIIIIGSFLGLFFALWGFQYGYGQYTFYPEADYLIKNSTTLIVLLIVIFYLSIPLILKEGWKNCRFLKSKI, encoded by the coding sequence ATGTTTGAGAAGTTATTTTATCAGGAAAAAGGACTTTTTTTGCAAACTTTTCATCCTGCTGCTGTTTTAATATATCTTTCGGTACTTCTTATATTAAGCCTTATATATGAAAATCCCCTTTATCTGTTATCAATGCTGATTTTACTTGCCGTATTAATTATCAATGTTGATGGATTTGAGGCATGGAAGGGATTTTTAAAAGCCGGTGTTTTTTTAATGCTTATAATCATGATTATTAACCCCATTGTAATAAAGGCAGGCAATACGATCATTTGCCATGGTCCGAACCTGCCCTTTCTTGGCAAACTGGATATATCGATGGAGGCTTTGTATTTTGGAGTTGCTTCAAGCATAAGGCTTTTGGTTGTAATAAGCATATTTTGTCTGTATAATCTGATGATAAATCCGGACAAGGTTTTAAATCTTTTTTCCTTCATTGCAGCAAAATCTATTTTAATGATTTCTTTATCAACAAGAATGTTTCCTACGATGGTCAGGGATTTGAAAAGAATTAAAGAGGTACAGGAATTACGTGGGGTTGATTTTGATGAAGGAAGTTTATGGAATAGAACTAAAAAATATTCTTATCTCTACAATATTATGCTTTTATCCTCCCTGCATGGTGCCATAGAGATTGCTGAATCTATGCAAGCAAGGGCTTATGGAAGTGGTAAACGTTCCGTATACAAACGAAGCATAATAAGACCCCGGGATATTATAATTATTATCGGCAGTTTCTTGGGTTTATTTTTTGCACTTTGGGGATTTCAATATGGGTATGGACAGTATACCTTTTATCCTGAAGCAGATTACCTTATTAAAAACAGCACAACACTGATTGTTTTATTAATAGTAATCTTTTATCTGTCTATACCGCTTATTTTAAAAGAGGGGTGGAAAAATTGTCGCTTTTTAAAATCGAAAATTTAA